TTAGTAACTGACACTTTGTAAATCATAAACTGTTGAAACTTAAGCAGCTTTTGCTTTTGCAACTACAGCTTTGAAAGCTTCCGGGTGATTCATAGCTAAATCAGCCAAAACCTTACGGTTTATTTCAATACCGGCTTTGTGCAGACCGCCCATCAATTTAGAATAAGACATTCCTTCAAGACGTGCAGCAGCGTTGATACGTTGTATCCAAAGAGCGCGGAAGTTTCTTTTCTTATTTCTACGGTCACGGAACGCGTAAGTCAAACCCTTTTCCCAAGTGTTTTTAGCTACGGTCCATACATTCTTTCTTGCACCAAAGTAACCTCTGGTTAATTTCAAAATTTTCTTTCTTCTTGCTTTTGAAGCAACATGATTTACTGATCTTGGCATAGTTTTACTTTTTTTGAATGTTAGCGCCGCTACTTCACGCAGCGAACTTCAGGCTAATGCATTCGGTTAATACTTTAATAATACTTTTACGCTTTTGATTACTTCATTGCTAAGAGTTCCTTAACCTGGCTTACATTTGTTGCATCAACAGTTGTAGAGTAGCACAAGTTTCTTTTTCTCTTTTTGGATTTCTTAGTCAAAATGTGACTGTGAAAAGCGTGCTTTCTTTTGATTTTACCTGTTCCGGTAAGGGTAAACCTTTTTTTAGAACCGGAGTTAGTCTTCATCTTTGGCATCTTACTTGTTTTTAAATTATTAAATATATAATGGCAACGCACTATACCTGCGCGTTACGCATCTCTTCTTATTCTTCGTTTGTTTCCGGCTTTTCTGCTTTCGGTACAGGAGCCGGCTTCGGAGCTGCGGGTTTCTTAGAGGACTCTTTCTTCTTCGGAGAAAGCTGGATAGTCATACGCTTTCCTTCAAGCACCGGCATCTGGTCTACTTTCGCGTAGTCTTCAAGATCATTCGCAAAACGAAGCAGCAACACTTCACCTTGTTCCTTGAAAAGGATGGAACGACCTTTAAAGAATACATAAGCCTTTACTTTATCACCGTCTTCGAGAAATCCCTTGGCATGTTTCAACTTAAAGTTGTAGTCATGGTCATCTGTTTGAGGTCCGAAGCGGATCTCTTTCACATTAACCTTCACCTGCTTCGCTTTTTGTTCTTTCTGACGTTTCTTTAACTGATAAAGAAATTTAGAATAATCAATAATACGACAAACAGGGGGTTGAGCATTAGGAGAAATTTCCACTAAATCCAATTCTCTTTCTTCAGCCATTTTCAAAGCTTGAAAAATTGGATATACTTTCGGTTCAATATCATCGCTTACTATGCGAACTTCCTTGGCACGAATCTGTTCATTGATTCTGTATTGCCCTTTTAGAGTGTCATTCTTCATTAAAAACGTTTACTTCCTAGTTTGATCCTTTTATTGTTATACTAAATATTTTATTCTGAAACGGCTGCAAAGTTACCATTTATTTATCATATTCTGAACTTCTTCGTTCAAAATTTTAGCAAATTCTTCAAATTTCATGGTTCCCTTATCGCCTTCGCCTTGTCTGCGGACAGAAACTTCACCGTTTTCAGCTTCTTTCTCACCAACGATCAGCATATAAGGAATACGCTTCATTTCATTATCTCGAATCTTACGACCGATTTTCTCGTTACGGTCATCCACTATCGCACGGATTTCATGAACTTTCAGATACATCTTCACCTGTTCTGCATACTCATTGAATTTCTCACTGATCGGTAAGACAACGACCTGTTCCGGTGTCAGCCACAATGGGAATTTACCAGCAGTGTGTTCAATCAATACAGCAACAAAACGTTCCATTGATCCGAACGGTGCACGGTGAATCATAACCGGACGATGTTTCTGATTGTCAGAACCCATATATTCAAGTTCAAAACGTTCCGGCAAGTTATAGTCAACCTGGATAGTACCTAGCTGCCAACGACGACCGATAGCGTCTTTCACCATAAAGTCGAGTTTAGGACCATAAAAAGCAGCTTCTCCATGCTCAATCTTAGCTGGCAACCCTTTTTCCGCACAAGCTTCAATAATAGCCTGTTCAGCTTTTTCCCAATTATCATCACTACCGATATATTTCTCGCGATTCACTTTATCACGCAATGATATCTGGGCCTCAAAATTCTGGAAATCCATAGAACGGAACACAATAGATATAATATCCATCACACGAAGAAATTCATCCTTCACTTGTTCCGGACGGCAGAATATATGTGCATCATCCTGCGTAAAGCTACGTACACGAGTTAAACCGTGCAACTCACCACTTTGTTCATATCGGCAAACCGTTCCAAATTCAGCAATACGCAACGGCAGATCTTTATATGAACGCGGAAAGTTCTTGTAAATCTCACAATGATGGGGGCAGTTCATCGGTTTCAAGAAGTACTCCTCACCTTCTTCCGGTGTATGGATAGGTTGGAATGCATCCTTACCATATTTTGCGTAATGTCCAGAAGTCACATACAGCAATTTATTGCCAATCGGTGGAGTTATCACTTCCTGATAGTCATAACGGGTCTGGATACGGCGCAAGAATTCCTGCAGACGCAGACGCAACGCAGTACCTTTTGGCAACCACATCGGAAGTCCCTTGCCTACAGTTTCAGAGAACATGAACAATTGCATTTCCTTACCAATCTTACGGTGGTCACGCTTCTTTGCTTCTTCCATCAATACCAGATATTCATCCAGCATCTTCTTTTTCGGGAATGTAATACCGTAAATACGGGTCAGCATTTTGCGATCTTCATGACCACGCCAATAAGCACCGGCAACAGTCGTCAGTTTGATAGCCTTAATCGGAGCAGTCGTCATCAAGTGAGGTCCACGGCAAAGGTCAGTAAATGCACCCTGGGTATAAGTTGTAATATGCCCGTCTTCCAATTCGGAAATCAATTCACATTTATAAGTTTCTCCACGATCGCCAAACATCTTCAAAGCATCTGTTTTAGCAATACTCTTTCTGACCACCGCTTCTTTTCTGGCAACCAGTTCCTGCATTTTAGCTTCAATAACAGACAGGTCACTTTCTTTAATCACAGCTTCTCCCGGATCCACATCATAGTAAAATCCGTTTTCGATAGCCGGACCGATACCGAACTGAATACCCGGATAAAGTTCCTGCAAAGCTTCAGCCAACAAGTGGGCACTCGTATGCCAAAAAGCATGTTTACCTTCTTCATCATCCCATTTGTAAAGTACAAAATCGGCATCTTCGTTAATAGGACGTCCTAAATCATAAGTCTCGCCATTCACACCACAAGCCAAGACATCTTGTGCCAAGCGCGAACTGATACTTTCTGCAATCTGTAAACCGTTCACTCCTTCGTTATACTCACGAATGGAGCCATCGGGAAATGTTATCTTTATCATAATATGATTATGTTATATTTTCACAATTTGAACGCAAAAGTAACTAAATCTTTTGAGTTATCCATTTTTTATCAAAAAAATGTTATTCCGTTTTATCTGTAAAACGCTTGATTACATTATAAGCGGAAACAATACCTAACTCGCCTGCCTTACTTAAATCAGAAATACCCAGTTTATTATTACCTAAGAAAATATGAGTAAGTCCCCTGTTAAAATAAGCATCTGCAAAATCCGGATTCAGTTCAATAGCCTTGTCATAATCAGCCACAGCAGCGCGATAATCTTTCAACATAGCAGACACATTTGCCCGATTATAATATGCATAAACAAAATCCGGTGCTAAAGTGATTACCTTATCCAAATCTTTTCTTACCACTTCATAATCTACCGCAGTAATCTCTTTGCGTTTATCACCTAAAGCCTCCATTTCGGCAGCTTGTTCCGCTTTTTGGTATTCCAATTGTTTACAACGAATAAGAGCACGCATAAAGTATGCCGGGAAGAAATCCCCGTCCAGCAGAATCGTCTGCGTCAAATCGGAAACTGCGCTTGAGAAATCTTGCACCAGATAAAAATCAATTGCACGGGCAAAACGTTTTGAAGCGCTCTTTTCATCTGCCACAATAGCCGACGTATGTGTATCAATCAAAGCAAAGTGGAATTTCACTTGTTCTTCCGTCAACGGAGCCTCCATATTCGTTATACGAAGCCGCTTCGAAAGTACCCCCGAACTATTCAAATCCTCAATATATTTGTGGAAATTCACAGAGCGTTTCACATCACTCATTTTCTCATAATAAGTCAATGCAAACATGGGCTCTAGTGTAATATTCACGTTTTTATCCTGCACACGTCCACGATAATCACTCGTGTAGCGTTGTTCAGCTTCAGAGTCGTCCGCAATGACTATCTTACGATAGTTATTCATATTCTTATCCGACTTTTTACGGGTTTTTTCGTCCTCTCCGCCTTCACCTTCCTTGTCTTTATTCTGATTTTGGGCTACATCTTTATTCGCCACACCATTCTGTTTATCAATCTGAGCCTTCATGACTTTAAACTCATCCTGTTCCGCTCCTTTCTTGTCACCAATCTTCCGGCGGGCCTCCGAACGCTGATAATATCCCGCCAAAAAGTTAGGATACTGGTCGATAACAGTTGTGTAATCCTTTATTGCTCCGCGGTAATCGCCCGTTTGCGCACGAAGCAAACCACGGTTAAATACCGCCATCATATTGTCCGGTTCCATTTTGATTACAAAATCAAAATCTTCAATAGCACGGTTGTCATCCCCTACCCGGGCACGAAGCAAACCACGGTTATAATGCCCGATAAAATTATTGGGGTCAATATCCAATGCCAAATCATAATCACTCATAGCCCCTCTCAGATTATTCTGATGAAACCGTGCTAATGCCCGATTTATATAATTACCTGCATTTTTGGCACTTAAA
This portion of the Bacteroides acidifaciens genome encodes:
- the infC gene encoding translation initiation factor IF-3, with translation MKNDTLKGQYRINEQIRAKEVRIVSDDIEPKVYPIFQALKMAEERELDLVEISPNAQPPVCRIIDYSKFLYQLKKRQKEQKAKQVKVNVKEIRFGPQTDDHDYNFKLKHAKGFLEDGDKVKAYVFFKGRSILFKEQGEVLLLRFANDLEDYAKVDQMPVLEGKRMTIQLSPKKKESSKKPAAPKPAPVPKAEKPETNEE
- a CDS encoding tetratricopeptide repeat protein; the protein is MIKRILTVLLLFPTLVCAQINTDRVMTIARNALYFEDYVLSIQYFNQVINAKPYLYEPYFFRALAKLNLEDFQGAEMDCDAAIQRNPFVVGAYQVRGLARIRQSKFDGAIEDYQKALHYDPENITLWHNLTLSHIQKKDYSSAKEDLESLLRVAPRYTRAYLMRGEVSLQQKDTIAALNDFNKALDLDKYDPDAWAARAVVRLQQSKYAEAESDFDRAIHLSAKNAGNYINRALARFHQNNLRGAMSDYDLALDIDPNNFIGHYNRGLLRARVGDDNRAIEDFDFVIKMEPDNMMAVFNRGLLRAQTGDYRGAIKDYTTVIDQYPNFLAGYYQRSEARRKIGDKKGAEQDEFKVMKAQIDKQNGVANKDVAQNQNKDKEGEGGEDEKTRKKSDKNMNNYRKIVIADDSEAEQRYTSDYRGRVQDKNVNITLEPMFALTYYEKMSDVKRSVNFHKYIEDLNSSGVLSKRLRITNMEAPLTEEQVKFHFALIDTHTSAIVADEKSASKRFARAIDFYLVQDFSSAVSDLTQTILLDGDFFPAYFMRALIRCKQLEYQKAEQAAEMEALGDKRKEITAVDYEVVRKDLDKVITLAPDFVYAYYNRANVSAMLKDYRAAVADYDKAIELNPDFADAYFNRGLTHIFLGNNKLGISDLSKAGELGIVSAYNVIKRFTDKTE
- the rplT gene encoding 50S ribosomal protein L20 translates to MPRSVNHVASKARRKKILKLTRGYFGARKNVWTVAKNTWEKGLTYAFRDRRNKKRNFRALWIQRINAAARLEGMSYSKLMGGLHKAGIEINRKVLADLAMNHPEAFKAVVAKAKAA
- the thrS gene encoding threonine--tRNA ligase — its product is MIKITFPDGSIREYNEGVNGLQIAESISSRLAQDVLACGVNGETYDLGRPINEDADFVLYKWDDEEGKHAFWHTSAHLLAEALQELYPGIQFGIGPAIENGFYYDVDPGEAVIKESDLSVIEAKMQELVARKEAVVRKSIAKTDALKMFGDRGETYKCELISELEDGHITTYTQGAFTDLCRGPHLMTTAPIKAIKLTTVAGAYWRGHEDRKMLTRIYGITFPKKKMLDEYLVLMEEAKKRDHRKIGKEMQLFMFSETVGKGLPMWLPKGTALRLRLQEFLRRIQTRYDYQEVITPPIGNKLLYVTSGHYAKYGKDAFQPIHTPEEGEEYFLKPMNCPHHCEIYKNFPRSYKDLPLRIAEFGTVCRYEQSGELHGLTRVRSFTQDDAHIFCRPEQVKDEFLRVMDIISIVFRSMDFQNFEAQISLRDKVNREKYIGSDDNWEKAEQAIIEACAEKGLPAKIEHGEAAFYGPKLDFMVKDAIGRRWQLGTIQVDYNLPERFELEYMGSDNQKHRPVMIHRAPFGSMERFVAVLIEHTAGKFPLWLTPEQVVVLPISEKFNEYAEQVKMYLKVHEIRAIVDDRNEKIGRKIRDNEMKRIPYMLIVGEKEAENGEVSVRRQGEGDKGTMKFEEFAKILNEEVQNMINKW
- the rpmI gene encoding 50S ribosomal protein L35 — its product is MPKMKTNSGSKKRFTLTGTGKIKRKHAFHSHILTKKSKKRKRNLCYSTTVDATNVSQVKELLAMK